One segment of Alnus glutinosa chromosome 2, dhAlnGlut1.1, whole genome shotgun sequence DNA contains the following:
- the LOC133860858 gene encoding E3 ubiquitin-protein ligase RMA1H1-like, whose translation MAQNDSIGEDKSSLEKWNAIPDYEKSTSGCFDCNICLETVQDPVVTLCGHLYCWPCLYKWLHFQSSFTENQDLKRQQCPICKAEISQASLVPLYGKGQTAKPFTAGKAIPRRPPAPACGVDTTDQTQQLYHANYSTIGHVFGGTIYARVFGNSTISNLYTYPNTYHLVGSTNPRVRRHVMQVDESLSRICFFLFCCAVLCLLSF comes from the coding sequence ATGGCTCAAAATGACTCCATTGGAGAAGATAAGTCTTCCCTAGAGAAATGGAATGCAATCCCAGATTATGAAAAGAGCACCTCAGGATGCTTCGACTGCAACATCTGTCTAGAGACTGTGCAAGATCCAGTGGTCACGCTCTGTGGTCACCTCTACTGCTGGCCCTGCCTCTACAAATGGCTTCATTTCCAGAGCTCATTTACTGAGAACCAAGACCTGAAAAGGCAGCAGTGCCCCATTTGTAAAGCTGAAATTTCCCAAGCGTCCCTTGTCCCACTCTATGGCAAGGGCCAGACCGCAAAGCCTTTTACTGCAGGCAAGGCCATTCCTCGAAGACCTCCTGCTCCTGCTTGTGGGGTTGATACCACAGATCAAACTCAGCAACTCTATCATGCCAACTATTCAACCATCGGTCATGTCTTCGGAGGAACGATTTACGCAAGGGTGTTTGGGAACAGTACCATTTCAAATTTATATACGTATCCAAATACATACCACCTTGTAGGGAGCACTAATCCAAGAGTCCGAAGGCATGTGATGCAGGTTGATGAGTCGCTTAGCAGAATCTGTTTTTTCCTCTTCTGTTGTGCAGTTTTGTGTCTTCTTTCCTTCTGA